aagatttagcacaaaacaatgctaaatttaagacaatagataataaacagtcacagtcatgtgatcagggggctggaagaaggttcttagatacaaggtaatcacagaggtaaaaagtatattaatataactgtgttggttttgcaaaactggggaatgggtaataaagggatcatctatcttttaaaacaataacagttctatggtagactgtccctttaatgtgttttttttccagagcCACATGCAATCAAGATGGAAGTCAAAAAGGAAGCATCTCATATAATTCTTCAGACAAATAATTGTCTTGCTGAAGGTGATGAGTGGTGGACGTTAAAACAagcgaatttttttttttcttcttttctttaactttttttttttaccttttcagtTTAACCGgtcatatactatattatattattttgaattttatatacatttttgatgAAATATTTTAGATTCCAGAGTCTATAcaataagttatttttttattcatttttgcttcttgtttattttctttaaaaaaatatatttatatttttttttacttgttctaTTTCATgtcatatatatgataatgttaaatgAGGGAACCTAAACTATATTGTTTCACTATTAATTCATTGTACCATTTTTGTTTCTCCCTGTTTATGTACTTTTAAATTAGATTAAATTTGACATTTAGCAATCAGATCTTTAAAGAAGAGTCAAGTTTAGACTATGTATTAAAACAGTTTAATTTACcatgtatttttttctctctccagaTTCACATACAATCAAGACGGAAGTCAAAAAGGAAACATCTCATTTAACTCGTCAATCAAATAATTGTCTAATTGAAGGTGATGAAAAGTAGAAGTTAAATGAAGCTGATTGCAAAAGAAAATATCCTATATCAACACACAATTCTACAGATATTACTGATGCATACAATCCTCCTGTTGTAAATAGTGTTAACATTATACAGCAAATAGAGTACAGATACAGTGAATGTGGAAAAGATtttgataaaaagaaaatgttttttaatcATATAAGAATTCACAGAGGAGATAAGCCATATATGTGCTCTGTGTGTGGAAgaggttttaattgtaaatgttatCTCACTATACATGAAAGGCAACATAACGGAGAAAGGCCTTTTCATTGtattgactgtggaaaatgttttgttAGTCATTCAACACTTCTTAGCCACCGTAAAAGATACTTAGAAGATAAGCCGTTTGCTTGTACTCATTGCGAGAAACAATTTATCTACAAATCAGCACTTGTTACACACATGCGCGTACATTCAGGAGAGAAACCATTTCCTTGTTTGCAGTGTGATAAATCCTTTCGGCACAAACCTGGACTTGTTACACACTTAAGgacacacacaggggagaaaccctattaatgttctgaatgtgggaaatcatTTAGTGAAGGGTTGTCACTTATCATGCACAAAAGAatacatacaggagagaaaccacATATATGTGGAAAATGGGGAAAGGGTTATTTTAGCCACTCATCTCTTACTAGTCATCAGAAAAGACATAATCGTTAGACTATTAGTACAAAAAAGAAGCTTACAGTTTGTTATAGGCAAAGACATAAAAAAAATTCCAttgtataaaaaataccaaaaagttttttttccaaacTTTGTTAAATACACAAGGAAAAACAGCTGCTGGAGACAGCACACTCCAATGGCCTCCTTATAACATTCACATTGAAATTTATTCAGTGTATGGTTTTTAACTTTTCAGTTTAACTGATCATTTATTACTTTGCATGTTTCATACATTTTGATGAATGATTTTAGATTTCAGATTCTACAcaagttttttaattaatttttgcttctttaactttttttttctttttacttgttATATTTCATGGACATACATATCATAATATTAAATGAGTGAACATATACTATTTTGTTTCACCATTAATACATTgtaccattttttttctctctatttttgactattgaaacaaataaagggtactttcattcatgaagtataagatacttcatgtagaaagctcctttatttgtttcaatcaatcaccgttcttagctgctactgcaggccacggctaaaaaaatttaagAACCGgtaatcgattgaaacaaataaaggagtttttttcataaagtatcttacacttcatgaatgaaagacccctttatttgtttcaatagtcaaaaaTAGGGAGAGAAAAATGGTACAATATATTAATGGTGAGATATTATAGAAGAGTCAGGTTTAGACTGTGTATTAAAACAActttatttaatgtgtttttttccagagCCACATGCAATCAAGATGGAAGTCAAAAAGGAAGCATCTCATATAATTCTTCAGACAAATAATTATCTTGTTGAAGGTGATGAGTGGTGGACATTAAAACAAGccaattgcaaaaaaaatattatttagtaattttttctttttttttttcttcttttctttaactttttttttttttaccttttcagtTTAACCggtcatatattatattattttgcatTTCATATACATTTTTGATGAAATATTTTAGATTTCAGAGTCTacacaatgttatttttttattaatttttgcttcttgtttatttttaaaataaatatatatatatatatatatatatatatatatatatatatatatatattattattttttttttacttattcttTTTCATGGTCATATATATCATAATGTTAAATGAGTGAACATATACTATATTGTTTCACTATTAATACATTGTGCCATTTAGCAATCAGATCTTAAAGAAGAGTCAGGTTTAGACTATGTATTAAAACAGTTCTATTTGCCATGTATTTTTTCTTCAGATTCACATACAATCAAGACGGAAGTCAAAATGGAAACATCTCATTTAACTCGTCAATCAAATAATTGTCTTATTGAAGGTGATGAAAAGTGGAAGTTAAATGAAGCTGATTGCAAAAGAAAATATCCTATATCAACACAAAATTCTACAGAGATTACTGATGCATACAATCCTCCTGTTGTAAATAGTGTTAACATTATACAGCAAATAGAGTACAGATGCAGTGAATGTGGAAAAGATtttgataaaaagaaaatgttttttaatcATATAAGAATTCACAGAGGAGAGAAACCATATATGTGCTCTGTGTGTGGAAGgggttttaattgtaaatgttatCTCACTATACATGAAAGGCAACATAATGGAGAAAGGCCTTTTCATTGtattgactgtggaaaatgttttgttAGTCATTCAACACTTCTTAGCCACCGTAAAAGACACTTAGAAGATAAGCCGTTTGCTTGTACTCATTGCGAGAAACAATTTATCTACAAATCAGCACTTGTTACACACTTGCGTGtacatacaggagagaaaccatttcCTTGTTCTCAGTGTGATAAATCTTTCCGGCACAAACCTGGACTTGTTACACACTTAAGgacacacacaggggagaaaccctataaatgttctgaatgtgggaaatcatTTAGTCAAGGGTCGTCACTTATCATGCACAAAAGAatacatacaggagagaaaccacATATTTGTGGTAAATGTGGAAAGGCTTATATTAGCCACTCATCTCTTACTAGTCATCAGAAAAGACATAATCGTTAGACTATTAATACAAAAAAGAAGCTTACAGTTTGTTATAGACAAAGACATAAAAAAATTCCAttgtataaaaaataccaaaaagttttctttaaaactttgttaaatacacAAGGAAAAACAGCTGCTGGAGACAGCACACTCCAATGGTCTCCTCTTTTTACACATTTTGCACCAAATATGAGCAGGGATTTGTTTGTTGAAAACAAGTGTGGTTTGTTTCAAATATTCTTTTAGATTCACTGACAAAGTCACTAAGGGTAGGGGTAATAGTTTGCTTGTCTGTtgttaaatttttttagtaaacaatCACTACACATGGGTTGATATATTTTGCATGGGATGATCCAGAAAGAATCTTGAGAGATGTAAGAATTGTGGGGGCTTGGACATGTGACTGTTTTTGTTCCTCAAACTATGAGCATCTTGCGTTGTTCTAGATCAAGAAGGTGTGATCCTCAAGAGTTATGTTAACTAGAAAATGCGCTctctctttctaatgacacggtgagtccacggatcattatcaattactgttgggaatatcactcctagccagcaggaggaggcaaagagcaccacagcagagctgttaagtatcacttcccttcccacaaaccccagtcattctctttgcctctagtgcaaggaggaggtgaagtaattaggtgtctgataaagattcttctatcaagatttgttTGTTTTGAAGACAGGGCAAGCTTGCTCTGGTCTTCCCTGTCAAGCTGGGTTTAGCTGtgctccacattagtctcttcagtagggcagtggtggctttaaagcagttaggaacttgtaagttggtccttgctgcgttttcctatcaCTTTGCTGCCCTTATACAGAAAACCAGAATAGGTTTATTCTGATTTTCTTTCTTTCTACAGGCCtttgtgaggagcggcatcctctcatgctGGGTaaactgtcctcctgccggatggctagatgcaggtaagtgctcagTCTTCTTTTGTTTGGGGGACTTGCACTTTTAAAGAAATGGCTGCATTATTCTGGGGCATTTTATATCCTTGGGAAGGTTATTTTATGGCAGGACTCAGGCACTGGTGACTAGGGGTTAATTATACCCTAATTAGTTGAGTTCATTAAGGGTTAATAAGGATTCCTGTGTGAATCTTTATGGTATACTCTTGTTAGCTTTTGTTTCTAGATAGCTAACTGTTTAGTCTGTTAGCTTTTATTGCGAGAAACCTGCTGATATGTGGGTTACAAATAGTGTTAGCGTGCTCTTTAGTGAATGTATTGAGCAacgctttttatgggcttcaggaCTTCAATATGTTGTAGCCGGATTATGGTCCCTAAGTACGTTTTTTGGCCAGTAGCACTGTGTGCCTTTTATTCCGGTATGCCGGTTGACAGATGGTTGGATGATGTGACACGGGGTTAAGGCGCGCTTCATTTTTGTTCCGACATGTGTGGTACTATTAAGACCTGCGTGGCTTAGTAAGCCCCGCCTTCTTTGTTTGGACAGAGCGGTGCCATTTTCGGCTCTATCTGTGCCGGTCTGTAGCCACGCCTGCTTGTTGCCGATAGAACGGAGGAGTTTTTCCTTTGTTTTGCTTATGCAATAGGTTATGCACTCTCTACCGTTAACACTTAAGGAAAGGCAGAGGgagatatacatatttattaataaagaCAGTTTTTTTTCTAAAGACAAACAGCCTTATTCTTTATTATATTAatctaatttttttaaagttatattagaTTTTTATGTGTGTCTCTTTCTGTTTAAAAGTTATGTTAACATTAAGAAAGGGTAGAAGACGATGtgcatattatttaataataaccaTGTCTTTCTCAGCTCTATAATTTATTATATTAGTCTAAATCTTTTTAAGTTATATTACATTAATAAGGTGCCTGTCTCTTTCAGTTTATAAGGGGCTAAGTCTGGGTTTTTTTGGAAACTAGTGACttcttctatacagggagtgcagaattattaggcaaatgagtattttgaccacatcatcttctttctgcatgttgtcttactccaagctgtataggctcgaaagcctactaccaattaagcatattaggtgatgtgcatctctgtaatgagaaggggtgtggtctaatgacatcaacaccctatatcaggtgtgcataattattaggcaacttcctttcctttggcaaaatgggtcaaaagaaggacttgacaggctcagaaaagtaaaaaatagtgagatatcttgcagagggatgcagcactcttaaaattgcaaagcttctgaagcgtgatcatcgaacaatcaagcgtttcattcaaaatagtcaacagggtcgcaagaagcgtgtggaaaaaccaaggcgcaaactaactgcccatgaactgagaactaactgcccatgaactgagaaaagtcaagcgtgcagctgccaagatgccacttgccaccagtttggccatatttcagagctgcaacatcactggagtgcccaaaagcacaaggtgtgcaatactcagagacatggccaaggtaagaaaggctgaaagacgaccaccactgaacaagccacacaagctgaaacgtcaagactgggccaagaaatatctcaaaactgatttttctaaggttttatggactgatgaaatgagagtgagtcttgatgggccagatggatgggcccgtggctggattggtaaagggcagagagctccagtccgactcagacgccagcaaggtggaggtggagtactggtttgggctggtatcatcaaagatgagcttgtggggccttttcgtgttgaggatggagtcaagcttaactcccagtcctactgccagtttctggaagacaccttcttcaagcagtggtacaggaagaagtctgcatccttcaagaaaaacatgattttcatgcaggacaatgctccatcacacgcgtccaagtacttcacagcgcggctggcaagaaagggtataaaagaagaaaatctaatgacatggcctccttgttcacctgatctgaaccccattgagaacctgtggtccatcatcaaatgtgagatttacaaggagggaaaacagtacacctctctgaacagtgtctgggaggctgtgattgctgctgcacgcaatgttgatggtgaacagatcaaaacactgacagaacccatggatggcaggcttttgagtgtccttgcaaagaaaggtggctatattggtcactgatttgtttttgttttgtttttgaatgtcagaaatgtatatttgtgaatgttgagatgttatattggtttcactggtaaaaataaataattgaaatgggtatatatttgttttttgttaagttgcctaataattatgcacagtaatagtcacctgcacacacagatatccccctaaaatagctataactaaaaacaaactaaaaactacttccaaaactattcagctttgatattaatgagttttttgggttcattgagaacatggttgttgttcaataataaaattaatcctcaaaaatacaacttgcctaataattctgcactccctgtatgtagtgCATGCTGTCGCTTGAGTTATAAGTGTTTTTAGCGTACAACTGTGAGTCATACTCTGTTCTGACAGGTATAATTTTTTAACACATAGTGTTTATATATGTCACAAATTGGATTGTTTATCCCTGAACTCAAtatctcttaggatgatgctgttcaggcaatgataCAGCTTCTATTCCCTTGTCCCAAGCTTTGTtgacgtcacatgcagtgccctgcggttcctctcaatctccaggaGAAGTGTATTTGCCCGCAGATTTGCAGCTCATCTTTCCTCTGTGGTAGCTGTGGCttgatctgcttttcctatgcttcatggaaaatgcaagaggacatttgctATACTCAGATTGAAGGTTTCTGCTCTGCACAGGTTGTTTTTCTTCCTACGTTTTGATGAGGAGAATTTGCCAGTAGTTCTGTGTGTGaactctcagattcggacagtataattccttcatctgatctgAAGTGGTTTTCTTTacatgtatgcttgcacacctcgactactgttaaaggaggttttggctatttgGATGACATTGATTACTCTGTCGCTGTCAACCTTTGAAGGTCTTTCCTTTTGTGAACCTGCTCATTTCAACGTTCTTTGGAATTTTACAGGAATGGGAGAGGCTAGGGGGATGCCTTTTCTTCCTGTATTCtgtccttgaaaagatttcctgtcaCTGAATCCATTCTCCTGCACGGTGTGCAATGCCTTGTTTTTTCTAGACTTGCTGTGCTTGCTGCGTGGATATTGTGACTGCCTATTGGCAGGATAAAGGGCCTCCCTCTAGCTTAGCGGTACAGCCAAGGCTATGTTCTGCTGTTGGTGTTAATATTTTGAGTTTTCCCCAAATTCacgcttctggcgtttcctttTCAAGGAGGCGACCTTGTTTGGTCTTGGTCTGACAGTATTCCTTTGAATTGTAGGTGGTAAGATGTTTTTCACTAATCGTCATGAGAGTAGAGCTATAGGCAAGTTTTCGGTTTCCTTATCCTGTGTCAGTCATACCTTTTTGAAATCCAATCTTGATTTCTTCCCAGGAGCAGATTCTCTTTTTGATTATTTACAATTCCATACGATGACAtctctctctgggagtgatagttctagtcCCTGTCTGAGAACAGGAGCTAGGTAGTTTCTTCAAgcttctcaggttctgaccttcaagtagtattatttttttggttcaagagggcctgttcatatcgaacatagacctgaaggttgTGTACTTTTTGTTCACAGGATTTGGCATCTTCTCAAGTTTGCTACCTTAAAGGCTGAAGGTAGAGAGTTCAAATCTAGCGGTGGCTTTGTGTTCCTCTTAGTGAGTTCCAGCTCTCTGAGGGGGTCTAATAGCCTCAACTAAATCATGTTTTGCAGGCTACGGACTTTGTCTTCAAGTTCTAGAAGGACTTTTAGCTCCTAGGGTAGTACATACCTTCTGGACATCATAAGGCTCAGGTGGCACTCATTCTTCGAGCAGTTTCTATTTGAGAACTCTTGTCAAAGCTTCTTTCCCATAGTGGGGAAATGAATCTGAAGGAGAGTCCCCTTTTTCCTTCTACAAGACCTTTATTAGATTCTCGGACTAGAGGAATCCTCTGACAGTGGTCAGACTGACAAgggtttatttgttttctttttctgtagtACCCTATCCGGCCAACAACTAGGTTTTTGTGGTCCGGTAAATCGCTGGATATTTTCCATCCAGGAAGTTGGACGGTTCTAGCTACAGTTGACTTAACTTCCCCTTCCAGTGTTTTCAATGTATTGCTGTTTTCCATAAATTGGAAGTTGGATCTGTCTCGgagaatagatctagatcagtcgacaagagtctcTACCCCGTAGTGTTTTCTCAAGATGTTTCATGGTGCGTTCCTCGAGAGATATTCCTGGGTGTTGTGTCCACGGACACCAACCAGCTGGACTGGGAATCGATTTGGGCCCTGTTTAGGGGAGGGATTTTGGACTCAGACGTGTCTGTTCTCCTCTTGGAGATGGGAGcgtttttcaatgctctgatgtctTGTCCTCAGTCGTCCTTAGCTGGTTTCCAGTCGGACATTGTCACCTCTATGGTTTTAATCAACTCTCAGGGTGgatctcagagttccttagccatgtaggaggtgtgTGTTTTAGATTGGTCAGGGGGCAGAAGTTGACAATTGTGTCTATCTGCAAtctacattccaggtgtggactttGGGAAACGGATTCCTGTGTAgttagacttttcatcccagggagtggggtCTCCATCCGTAAGGGCTCTCAGTTTAACAACCAAATGGGATTGTTGGAATTGGAGCGGATGGCGTCTCTTCAGGACACCAAGCTTCCTAAGTCCGGTTCGAGGTTGAGAGATCCTCTGGGTTTTTTCTGTCTGATGCACTGGCAGTTCCTTGCTACGGAAGGTGAACATATCCCTTCCTACGTTTGCTCTCCAATCTCGAGTCTTTGCTCGGGTCAAGCAGGGTGAGCGTCAGTGATTTTTAtaactcctgcatggcctcgcaggatttggtatgcagtccTAGGAGGAATGTCTTTTTTACCTCCGTGGAGGCTTCCTCTGAGAATGGACCTTCTTCTCAAGGAGCTTTTTTCTTCATCCAATTGGTTATTGGGTCCATGatttaggcttgtaagcctgtcactagagagTTTTGGtgtaatacctttattggtgtgaggcTATTGTTATGTTCCTCTGTTTAATTTTCATAGAATGGATACATATAAGTGTATAATAATGGTTTTGTAGCTATTTGTTGCAAACTCCAAGTCACATTGGATTCAGTGAAGAAGTTATCCACACAAGTAGCAAAGTTCATATATTTAAATTGGTTTGGCAGATTAATCACAAGTAAACAAGTAGTTAACTTATGTTATTTCTGTTTAGGTAAATCTTAGTTTAATTTCCAGGAGAAAGGAATAAAAGTCTTGCAATTGATCAGAGAAGTAAATGGAACAAGAGGTTATGCACAGTCTCTATTTGCAAATGTATTAAATGAAAATTATACTTGCGGTTGCTTCTGCAGCTGACAAACGGAGAAGATCAGCAGACACACCCACAATGAATACCAACAAGGGAAAATACTTTACTCTTGTTCTGAAACAGGTAAGTGTCCTTTAGAGATAGTCGGTGTGATTTGGGGCTGAAGAAAAGAGTAACTTTAGTGCGGCTGAAGAGAAAGCTCCTTTAGCACTCCTGTTCCACTAAGAAAACTGCTCGAGTGAAACGCTGAGcggacagcgtgtgacgtcactcggCAGTGTAAAAACTGACAGGCAAATGGAAGTCCGGTGTAACAGGGAGAGAAGCCGGTAAATCAAGTGTAGTAGTAAGTTGAAGTTTCCTGAGAATGTCTTATGAAGTTGAGTATCACAAGTAGGCTTTGGTAGAGTATATGTTGAGAGGCAAGCTGAGGGAAAGTATAATAGTGGAATTGTAATCCAATTTGTAAAGGAGATCTAACAAACTAACTGTCCCTATACACTCACAATAATCAAGCAAGGAACATGGATAAAGGAGTGACCTTTATAGATTTTAACAGGAAGTAGTtcagttcttaaagagacagtggaccatgacagatcccccctgtcaAGACTCCCAGAAAGGGAGATCAAGGATCCGGCTTCGACGGGAATTTGGAATGGAAAGAGGCCAAAAGACGGGGGGCATGCACATCGGTCGCCGAGACCCAGGAAGCCTCCGAAACATCATAACCTCTCCAACGAACTAAGTACTCCAGCTTCCTAGATCTCATTCTGGAATCCAAAATTTTACCCACCTCATACTCATCCTGGTTATCCAAGAGGGACAAAGTCTCAGAGGAGGAAGGTGTTAGTGAGCCCAAATCACCCCAGAATGGCTTCAGCAAGGAGACGTGAAAAGAGGGGTGGATGCGGAGA
The nucleotide sequence above comes from Bombina bombina isolate aBomBom1 chromosome 7, aBomBom1.pri, whole genome shotgun sequence. Encoded proteins:
- the LOC128636063 gene encoding gastrula zinc finger protein XlCGF8.2DB-like, whose translation is MEVKKEASHIILQTNNCLAEDSHTIKTEVKKETSHLTRQSNNCLIEEPHAIKMEVKKEASHIILQTNNYLVEDSHTIKTEVKMETSHLTRQSNNCLIEGDEKWKLNEADCKRKYPISTQNSTEITDAYNPPVVNSVNIIQQIEYRCSECGKDFDKKKMFFNHIRIHRGEKPYMCSVCGRGFNCKCYLTIHERQHNGERPFHCIDCGKCFVSHSTLLSHRKRHLEDKPFACTHCEKQFIYKSALVTHLRVHTGEKPFPCSQCDKSFRHKPGLVTHLRTHTGEKPYKCSECGKSFSQGSSLIMHKRIHTGEKPHICGKCGKAYISHSSLTSHQKRHNR